Sequence from the Fodinibius saliphilus genome:
GCCCGGGTCACGCTGATTACGTAAAGAACATGGTAACCGGCGCCGCGCAGATGGACGGTGCTATATTGGTGGTTGCGGCTACTGACGGTCCGATGCCACAGACACGGGAGCATATTTTGCTTGCCCGCCAGGTCGGCGTCCCACAGATTGTGGTCTTTATGAACAAGACCGATCTCGTTGATGATGAGGAGCTGATTGAGCTTGTTGAACTGGAAGTTCGTGAGCTGTTAAGCTCCTACGACTTCGACGGTGACAACATTCCGGTGCTGCAAGGTTCAGCCCTGCAGGCCCTGGAAGGAGACGAAGAGCACGAGCAGGCGATTCTTGATCTGATGGATGCGGTTGATGAGACCATTCCCACGCCCGAGCGTGATGTGGAGAAGCCGTTCTTGATGCCTGTGGAAGATATTTTCTCGATTACCGGCCGTGGTACCGTAGCGACCGGACGAATTGAGCGTGGTGTGATTCAGCTCAATGATGAGATTGAAATTGTCGGAATTATTGAAGATCCGATGGATAGTGTAGTAACCGGTATTGAGATGTTCCGCCGGATGCTCGACGAGGGGCAGGCCGGAGATAATGCCGGAATTCTGTTGCGTGGAGTTGACAAGGAAGATCTGCAGCGCGGAATGGTACTTTGTGAGCCTGGCTCAATTACGCCCCACAAGGAGTTTGAATGTGAGGTATATGTGTTGAGTAAGGATGAAGGTGGGCGACATACCCCATTCTTCGACGGATACCGTCCGCAGTTCTACTTCCGTACCACCGACGTGACGGGCTCTTGTGAGTTGCCTGACGGCGTTGAGATGGTGATGCCGGGCGATAACGTAACAATGGATGTTACGCTGATTCAGCCGGTAGCGATGGAAGAAGGCCTGCGCTTTGCGATCCGCGAGGGCGGCCGCACAGTAGGCGCTGGTGTTGTAACTGAAATTATAGATTAAAAAAGTTCTGATAAGTGGCTACTCAACAAAAAATCAGAATTAAACTTAAGTCGTACGATCATAACTTGATCGACAAATCGGCTGAAAAGATAATTCAGACAGTAAAATCGACGGGAGCTGTGGTATCGGGTCCGATACCGCTTCCCACTAAAAAGAATATAATCACGGTTAACCGTTCTGTTCATGTGAACAAAACAGCACGCGAACAGTTTGAATACCGGTCACATAAACGACTGATCGATATTCTCTCAACTGGTTCACAAACCGTTGATGCATTGATGAAGCTGGAGTTGCCCTCTGGTGTGGACGTAGAAATTAAAGTGTAACATTTTCAATCACTGAACAATGAGTAGTGGTTTAATAGGAAAAAAAGTCGGAATGACGAATGTTTTCGATGACGACGGCCAAAACTTTGCCGTGACTGTGATCGAAGTTGAACCCTGTGTAATAACACAGATCAAGACTGAAGAAGAGGACGGGTATAATGCTGTTCAGCTTTCTGCTTTTGATAGGAAAGAGAAGAGCACGCCGAAACCACTTCAAGGTCATTTCGAAAAAGCTGGAACATCACCTAAGAAGTACATCAAGGAATTCAGAGATTTTATTCCTGATGATGCAGAGTTGGGAGATGAGTTAAACATAGAAGACGTATTTAGCATCGGTGACAATGTTGATGTCGTTGGCGTTTCTAAAGGCACAGGTTTTACCGGCGTCGTGAAACGACATAACTTTAGCGGTGTTGGCGAAGCAACACACGGTCAACACGACCGTCAGCGTCACCCGGGTTCTATTGGTCAGGCATCTGATCCTGCGCGAGTATTTCCAGGAATAAAGATGGCCGGACGAAGTGGGAACAAACGAACCAAAGAAAAGAATTTGACCATTGCGAGAATTTTCTCTGAGTCAAATTTAATGATGGTTACTGGTTCAATTCCCGGACCCAATGGACGTTTTGTTGAAATTTACAATCGATAGTAAGAACTAACTGAAATGAAGCTTCCGATTTTTACAACTGAAGGAAAGGATAGCGGTAACAAGGCTGAACTTGCTGAATCAATTTTCGGCATCGAGCCTAATGAAACTGTTATCTACGAAGATGTTCGCCGTTACATGGCGAATCAGAGACAAGGAACCTCTAATACTAAAGAACGTGGTCAGGTTCGAGGTGGTGGTCGTAAGGCTTATCGCCAGAAAGGAACTGGTCAAGCACGTCGTGGATCTATTCGTTCCCCACTCTTAAAAGGTGGTGGTACCGTTTTTGGTCCCAGTCCGCGTGACTATTCGTTCCGAATGTCTAAAAAGTCTAGAGTTTTAGCTCGTAAATCTGCACTGTCAGCTAAATTCAATGATGATGCAATAACTGTAGTTGATGACTTTAGTTTTGACGAGCCTAAGACAAAAAAGGTTGCGGAGATACTGGAAGCACTTGAGATACAGGATAAGAAAGTATTGGTTCTGACTGCAGAAACTGACAATATTGTTTATAAGTCTGCCCGAAACATTCCGAATGTTGAAGTGCTGGAAGCTTATAAACCAACAACATACCAGATTCTGGATTCTGAAGTAATATTGATCCAAGAATCTGCACTTGAAGTACTCGAAGGATCTATTGAACCCGCTGAGGAGGCTGTAGCATGAAGGAAGTATTACAAAAACCACTGATTACAGAAAAATTAACTCGACTTCAGGAAGAAGGAAAGTACGCATTTCAAGTCGATAAGTATGCAAGCAAGACTGATATCAAGCGTGCTATACTCGATCGATATCCTGATGTTGAGGTAGGGAAAATCAATACAATGATTATGCCCTCTAAGCCTAAAGGCCGCTTCACAGCGAGTGGTTATGTTGAAGGGCGAAAGAAAGTTTGGAAAAAAGCAATTGTAACTCTCAAAGAAGGCGAAATAGACTTCTTTAGTGAAATTTAGAAATAACTAGTTCAATGGCTACGAAGAAATCAAAACCAACAACACCTGGCTTAAGACACAGAAATGCACCTGTGTTTGATGATGTTACCGTAAGCAAGCCTACTGTAAAACGGCTTGTAAAGGGTAAAGGACAATCCGGTGGTCGAAATAAACAGGGACGTATGACATCGCGCCATCGTGGTGGTGGTCATAAGCGTCGTTATCGTTTAATCGACTTTAAAAGAGATAAATATGATATTCCTGCAAAAGTACAGACAATTGAGTACGATCCTAATCGCTCGGCTCGGATTGCACTGATTGCTTATGCAGATGGTGAAAAAAGGTATATTATTGCACCTGATAAGTTGACAGTTGGTGATACTGTATTAAGCAGTAACTCAGCTATTGAACCAGACAGAGGAAATGCAATGCCAATGAAGCATATGCCTCCAGGAACATTTATTCACAATATTGAACTACATCCTGGACAAGGAGCACAATTATGCCGAAGTGCCGGAACAGTTGCACAAATGGTAGCAAAGACCGACAAATATGTTACGGTTAAATTACCATCCGGTGAAGTAAGAATGATATTGGGCAACTGTGTTGCTACTGTTGGAAATATTAGCAATAAAGATCACTTTAATACCAAGGCTGGTAAAGCTGGTCGTAATCGTTGGAGAGGTAAAAGACCACAAACTCGTGGTGTTGCGATGAACCCAATTGATCACCCAAT
This genomic interval carries:
- the tuf gene encoding elongation factor Tu, with product PGHADYVKNMVTGAAQMDGAILVVAATDGPMPQTREHILLARQVGVPQIVVFMNKTDLVDDEELIELVELEVRELLSSYDFDGDNIPVLQGSALQALEGDEEHEQAILDLMDAVDETIPTPERDVEKPFLMPVEDIFSITGRGTVATGRIERGVIQLNDEIEIVGIIEDPMDSVVTGIEMFRRMLDEGQAGDNAGILLRGVDKEDLQRGMVLCEPGSITPHKEFECEVYVLSKDEGGRHTPFFDGYRPQFYFRTTDVTGSCELPDGVEMVMPGDNVTMDVTLIQPVAMEEGLRFAIREGGRTVGAGVVTEIID
- the rpsJ gene encoding 30S ribosomal protein S10; the protein is MATQQKIRIKLKSYDHNLIDKSAEKIIQTVKSTGAVVSGPIPLPTKKNIITVNRSVHVNKTAREQFEYRSHKRLIDILSTGSQTVDALMKLELPSGVDVEIKV
- the rplC gene encoding 50S ribosomal protein L3 — its product is MSSGLIGKKVGMTNVFDDDGQNFAVTVIEVEPCVITQIKTEEEDGYNAVQLSAFDRKEKSTPKPLQGHFEKAGTSPKKYIKEFRDFIPDDAELGDELNIEDVFSIGDNVDVVGVSKGTGFTGVVKRHNFSGVGEATHGQHDRQRHPGSIGQASDPARVFPGIKMAGRSGNKRTKEKNLTIARIFSESNLMMVTGSIPGPNGRFVEIYNR
- the rplD gene encoding 50S ribosomal protein L4, whose amino-acid sequence is MKLPIFTTEGKDSGNKAELAESIFGIEPNETVIYEDVRRYMANQRQGTSNTKERGQVRGGGRKAYRQKGTGQARRGSIRSPLLKGGGTVFGPSPRDYSFRMSKKSRVLARKSALSAKFNDDAITVVDDFSFDEPKTKKVAEILEALEIQDKKVLVLTAETDNIVYKSARNIPNVEVLEAYKPTTYQILDSEVILIQESALEVLEGSIEPAEEAVA
- the rplW gene encoding 50S ribosomal protein L23; its protein translation is MKEVLQKPLITEKLTRLQEEGKYAFQVDKYASKTDIKRAILDRYPDVEVGKINTMIMPSKPKGRFTASGYVEGRKKVWKKAIVTLKEGEIDFFSEI
- the rplB gene encoding 50S ribosomal protein L2 produces the protein MATKKSKPTTPGLRHRNAPVFDDVTVSKPTVKRLVKGKGQSGGRNKQGRMTSRHRGGGHKRRYRLIDFKRDKYDIPAKVQTIEYDPNRSARIALIAYADGEKRYIIAPDKLTVGDTVLSSNSAIEPDRGNAMPMKHMPPGTFIHNIELHPGQGAQLCRSAGTVAQMVAKTDKYVTVKLPSGEVRMILGNCVATVGNISNKDHFNTKAGKAGRNRWRGKRPQTRGVAMNPIDHPMGGGEGKASGGHPRSPWGQSSKGLKTRKRKKLSDRYIVRSRKKSKK